The Catenuloplanes niger genome includes a window with the following:
- a CDS encoding alpha/beta hydrolase: MEIDVLGEPYERRVIDLGNDDEGPVVATLVRRRSEHPDGRAVLYVHGFVDYFFQTHLAEFFTDRGWDFYALDLRKYGRSLLPHQTPNFCRSLDEYFPELDEAARIIREEDGHDRMLVAAHSTGGLIASLWADARRTRGWVDGLFLNSPFFDLNLPWVVRRPLLSAVCRATRRNPYGTLPQGLNQIYGESIHADHRGEWNYNLEWKPLAGFPVRYGWLNAIREAQARLRRGLDVDAPILLACSARSFRGVRWDEAARLADAVLNVEHIAQWATHLGGHLTLVRFDGGLHDLTLSGPEVRERVFTEVDRWAQVYVPAPSPGDQDREAGSRGTTPPPAAEAAPSRPLATPADRA, translated from the coding sequence GTGGAGATTGATGTTCTCGGCGAGCCGTACGAGCGCCGCGTGATCGACCTCGGGAACGACGACGAGGGACCCGTCGTCGCCACGCTGGTGCGCCGACGCAGCGAACATCCGGACGGCCGCGCGGTGCTCTACGTGCACGGCTTCGTGGACTACTTCTTCCAGACCCACCTGGCCGAGTTCTTCACCGACCGCGGCTGGGACTTCTACGCGCTGGACCTGCGCAAATACGGGCGGAGCCTGCTGCCGCACCAGACGCCGAACTTCTGCCGCAGCCTGGACGAGTACTTTCCCGAACTGGACGAGGCGGCCCGGATCATCCGCGAGGAGGACGGTCACGACCGGATGCTGGTCGCCGCGCACTCCACCGGCGGGCTCATCGCCTCGCTCTGGGCGGACGCGCGGCGTACCCGCGGATGGGTCGACGGGTTGTTTCTGAACAGCCCGTTCTTCGACCTGAACCTGCCCTGGGTGGTGCGCCGGCCGTTGCTGTCCGCGGTGTGCCGGGCGACGCGGCGCAACCCCTACGGCACGCTGCCGCAGGGCCTCAACCAGATCTACGGCGAGAGCATCCACGCCGACCACCGGGGCGAGTGGAACTACAACCTGGAGTGGAAGCCGCTGGCCGGCTTCCCGGTGCGGTACGGCTGGCTGAACGCGATCCGGGAGGCCCAGGCCCGCCTGCGCCGCGGCCTGGACGTCGACGCGCCGATCCTGCTCGCCTGCTCGGCCCGGAGTTTCCGCGGCGTGCGCTGGGACGAGGCGGCCCGGCTGGCCGACGCGGTGCTCAACGTCGAGCACATCGCTCAGTGGGCGACGCACCTCGGCGGCCACCTGACGCTGGTGCGCTTCGACGGTGGCCTGCACGACCTGACGCTGTCCGGCCCGGAGGTGCGGGAACGCGTCTTCACCGAGGTTGATCGATGGGCTCAGGTGTACGTGCCGGCTCCGTCTCCGGGAGATCAAGATCGGGAAGCAGGATCTCGGGGGACGACTCCTCCTCCGGCCGCGGAAGCGGCACCCAGCCGCCCGCTCGCCACACCAGCAGATCGTGCATGA
- a CDS encoding sensor histidine kinase, with protein MPSDLHSDALEPPATHRSAPTAVFCDRAKVGDPQHLLAAAVEAYVAIDAAGRVVGWNPAAESTFGYSRAQACGRTLDELIVSQRYATAFQQTLARLAAGGQPVAGRRLQRVVRHADGHEFPIEVSLAVTTGPAGPILHIFARDITIVQRAARFGAVEQAVARGLAEAGSSKAAAARVVEALGVTMGWPVAELWLADEARQLLYCAARHSGPRQVLGRFALDELELGVALPGRVHQTNRPWWIPDLAADTVSPRSRAAAQAGLHVAVGVPIASGSHRLGALCVYGDRAEDPEDTLVSLLTGLAAQIGQYWERRRAEELTVELARTKDEFIALVTHELRNPLSVITAALGEFDDLDTLSPDELKTTLNVIARSAGRLTVMSQDLLDLARLEAGHISITPTATDLREVITACHEALARQAEHKGLAITVDVPTALPMHADADRLRQVADNLLTNAIKYTPNGGTITITATADAVPDVSGQQWITWSVADTGIGIPPDERPRLFRRFYRASTALERRIPGTGLGLIITRTIIDRHHGTITLGQHTGPGTTFTIHLPTKSPTE; from the coding sequence ATGCCCTCCGACCTGCATTCCGACGCTTTGGAGCCACCCGCGACGCACCGGTCGGCGCCGACGGCAGTGTTCTGCGACCGGGCGAAAGTGGGTGACCCGCAACACCTGCTGGCCGCCGCGGTCGAGGCCTATGTGGCGATCGATGCGGCAGGTCGGGTGGTCGGCTGGAACCCGGCGGCCGAGTCGACCTTCGGTTACTCGCGGGCCCAGGCGTGCGGGCGCACGCTGGACGAGCTGATCGTGTCGCAGCGGTACGCGACGGCCTTCCAGCAGACCCTGGCCAGGTTGGCCGCCGGCGGCCAACCTGTTGCCGGACGCCGGCTGCAACGAGTGGTCCGGCATGCCGACGGTCACGAGTTCCCCATCGAGGTGAGCCTGGCCGTCACCACCGGGCCCGCAGGGCCAATTCTTCACATCTTCGCCCGGGACATAACGATCGTTCAGCGAGCAGCCCGGTTCGGTGCGGTTGAGCAGGCAGTGGCCCGTGGTCTCGCCGAGGCCGGCTCCTCGAAAGCCGCCGCCGCCCGGGTCGTCGAAGCGCTCGGAGTGACGATGGGATGGCCGGTCGCGGAGCTGTGGCTCGCCGACGAGGCCCGACAGTTGCTGTACTGCGCGGCCCGGCACAGCGGCCCGAGACAAGTGCTCGGCCGTTTCGCCCTTGATGAGTTGGAACTCGGTGTCGCACTCCCCGGCCGCGTGCATCAGACCAACCGGCCATGGTGGATCCCCGACTTGGCCGCCGACACAGTCTCCCCACGGTCACGAGCTGCGGCACAGGCCGGCCTGCACGTAGCTGTCGGCGTGCCGATCGCCAGTGGGAGCCATCGGCTGGGCGCGTTGTGCGTCTACGGAGACCGGGCCGAAGACCCCGAGGACACACTGGTCAGCCTCCTCACCGGCCTGGCCGCGCAAATCGGCCAGTACTGGGAACGGCGCCGCGCCGAGGAACTCACCGTCGAACTCGCCCGCACTAAGGACGAATTCATCGCACTGGTAACGCATGAACTACGCAACCCGCTGTCGGTCATCACCGCTGCTCTGGGCGAGTTCGATGACCTGGACACCCTCAGCCCCGACGAACTCAAGACGACCCTCAACGTCATCGCCCGCAGCGCCGGACGACTCACCGTCATGTCGCAGGACCTACTCGACCTGGCCCGCCTCGAAGCAGGCCACATCAGCATCACCCCCACCGCCACCGACCTTCGCGAGGTCATCACCGCCTGCCACGAGGCCCTCGCCCGGCAAGCCGAACACAAAGGCCTCGCTATCACCGTCGATGTCCCTACCGCGCTGCCAATGCACGCCGACGCCGACCGGCTCCGACAAGTCGCCGATAACCTGCTCACCAACGCCATCAAGTACACCCCAAACGGCGGCACCATCACCATCACCGCCACCGCCGACGCGGTCCCCGACGTGAGCGGTCAGCAATGGATCACCTGGTCAGTAGCCGACACCGGCATCGGGATCCCACCCGACGAACGCCCCCGGCTGTTCCGCCGCTTCTACCGCGCATCCACCGCCCTCGAGCGGCGAATACCCGGCACCGGCCTCGGACTGATCATCACCCGCACCATCATCGACCGCCACCACGGCACCATCACCCTAGGCCAACACACAGGCCCGGGCACCACCTTCACCATTCACCTACCCACCAAATCACCAACCGAATGA
- a CDS encoding IS256 family transposase — protein sequence MSPRKKIEGDGRQLSPEQAAAAAMVAEAKARGLELTGPNGLLKLFTKNVLETALNEEMTEHLGHAKNQASPERESTNVRNGSRGKTVISDAAGEVRIDVPRDREGTFEPQIVKKRQRRLTEVDEIVLSLYAKGMTTGEISAHFAEIYGASVSKETISRITDKVVAEMTEWSTRPLDAVYVAVFIDAIVVKVRDGQVANRPVYAAIGVTVDGHKDVLGLWSGSGGEGAKFWMSVLVDLKNRGVRDVFFVVCDGLKGLPDTVEAVWPQAIVQTCIIHLIRNTFRLTSRADADAIKRDIKPIYTAVNADAALAALDDLEEKWGSKYRAMIRLWRNAWDEFIPFLDYDVEIRKVICSTNAIESLNARYRRAVRARGHFPSEQAALKCLYLVTRSLDPTGAGRARWTIRWKPVLNAFAITFGDRWPAAETY from the coding sequence GTGAGTCCACGGAAGAAGATCGAGGGTGACGGGCGGCAGCTGTCGCCGGAGCAGGCCGCTGCGGCGGCGATGGTGGCCGAGGCGAAGGCGCGCGGGCTGGAACTGACCGGTCCGAACGGCCTGTTGAAGCTGTTCACCAAGAATGTCCTCGAGACCGCGTTGAACGAGGAGATGACTGAACACCTCGGTCATGCGAAGAACCAGGCATCGCCGGAGCGTGAGTCGACAAATGTGCGCAACGGCAGCCGCGGCAAGACGGTGATCTCGGATGCGGCCGGTGAGGTGCGTATCGACGTGCCGCGAGATCGGGAAGGGACGTTCGAGCCGCAGATCGTGAAGAAACGGCAACGGCGCCTGACCGAGGTCGACGAGATCGTGTTGTCGTTGTATGCGAAGGGAATGACGACCGGGGAGATCTCCGCGCATTTTGCGGAGATCTACGGTGCGTCGGTGTCGAAAGAGACGATCTCGCGGATCACCGATAAAGTCGTGGCGGAGATGACGGAATGGTCGACCCGGCCACTCGATGCCGTTTACGTGGCCGTGTTCATCGACGCCATCGTCGTCAAGGTCCGTGACGGCCAGGTCGCCAACCGGCCGGTCTACGCGGCCATCGGGGTCACCGTGGACGGCCACAAAGACGTCCTGGGGTTGTGGTCCGGCTCCGGTGGCGAGGGCGCCAAGTTCTGGATGAGTGTCCTGGTGGATCTGAAGAACCGTGGCGTGCGGGATGTGTTCTTCGTCGTCTGCGACGGGCTGAAAGGGCTGCCGGACACCGTCGAGGCGGTGTGGCCGCAAGCGATCGTCCAGACCTGCATCATTCATCTGATCCGGAACACTTTTCGTCTGACCTCCCGGGCGGATGCCGACGCGATCAAACGCGACATCAAACCGATTTACACGGCGGTCAACGCCGACGCCGCGCTCGCCGCTCTGGACGACCTCGAGGAGAAATGGGGGAGTAAATACCGGGCGATGATCCGGTTGTGGCGTAACGCGTGGGATGAGTTCATCCCGTTCCTCGATTACGACGTCGAGATCAGGAAGGTGATCTGTTCGACGAACGCGATCGAATCATTGAACGCCCGCTACCGTCGTGCTGTTCGCGCACGCGGGCATTTCCCCAGCGAGCAGGCCGCGTTGAAATGCCTGTATCTTGTGACCCGCAGCCTGGACCCGACCGGGGCCGGCCGCGCACGATGGACGATCCGCTGGAAGCCCGTGCTGAACGCCTTCGCCATCACCTTCGGTGACCGCTGGCCGGCCGCCGAAACCTACTGA
- a CDS encoding IS630 family transposase: MPRTGRPTAPLVLTDAEREALTRWSRRAKTAQVLAMRARIILACASGASNVDVATDLKVHLSTVGKWRRRFLAERLDGLIDEQRPGRPPSISLDRIERVVVDTLEQTPRNATHWSRKSMAEKSGLSKSTIGRIWRDFGLQPHRAETFKLSTDPQFIEKVVDVVGLYHHPPERAVVLCVDEKSQIQALDRSQPVLPMMPGMPEQRTHDYARNGITSLFAAFNIADGTVIGELHRQHRATEFKKFLVTIDKTVPAGLDIHLVCDNYGTHKTPAVRAWLARHPRFHMHFTPTSSSWINHVERWFGFLSEQKIRRGAHKSVQALEADIRAWITDWNTHPRPFIWTKTAEEILESLARFCSRISGAGH, translated from the coding sequence ATGCCCAGAACTGGTCGTCCCACTGCGCCGCTGGTGCTGACGGATGCCGAGCGTGAGGCGCTGACGCGATGGTCGCGGCGGGCGAAGACCGCTCAGGTCCTTGCGATGCGGGCCCGGATCATCCTGGCGTGTGCGTCGGGCGCGTCGAACGTCGATGTGGCAACGGATCTGAAGGTGCACCTGTCCACTGTGGGTAAGTGGCGGCGGCGGTTCCTGGCCGAGCGCCTTGACGGGCTGATCGACGAGCAGCGGCCGGGCCGGCCGCCGTCGATCAGCCTCGACCGGATCGAGAGGGTCGTGGTCGACACCCTGGAGCAGACGCCCCGCAACGCCACGCACTGGTCCCGCAAGTCGATGGCGGAGAAATCGGGGTTGTCGAAGTCCACGATCGGCCGGATCTGGCGGGACTTCGGCCTGCAGCCTCACCGGGCGGAGACGTTCAAACTCTCCACGGACCCGCAGTTCATCGAGAAGGTCGTCGACGTCGTCGGCCTCTACCACCATCCGCCCGAACGGGCCGTCGTGCTGTGCGTCGATGAGAAGTCCCAGATCCAAGCCCTGGACCGCTCCCAGCCGGTCCTGCCGATGATGCCCGGCATGCCCGAGCAGCGCACACATGACTACGCCCGCAACGGGATCACCAGCCTGTTCGCCGCGTTCAACATCGCCGACGGCACCGTCATCGGCGAACTGCACCGCCAGCACCGCGCCACCGAATTCAAGAAGTTCCTGGTCACGATCGACAAGACCGTCCCCGCCGGGCTGGACATCCATCTCGTCTGCGACAACTACGGCACCCACAAAACCCCGGCCGTCCGGGCCTGGCTCGCCCGCCACCCACGGTTCCACATGCACTTCACCCCCACCAGCTCCTCCTGGATCAACCACGTCGAACGCTGGTTCGGGTTCCTATCCGAGCAGAAGATCCGCCGCGGCGCCCACAAAAGCGTCCAAGCCCTCGAAGCCGACATACGCGCGTGGATCACCGACTGGAACACCCACCCACGCCCGTTCATCTGGACTAAAACCGCCGAAGAAATCCTCGAATCACTCGCCCGATTTTGTAGCCGAATTTCCGGCGCAGGACACTAG
- the ssb gene encoding single-stranded DNA-binding protein, with amino-acid sequence MFDTYVTVVGNVLTAPEWRRTEKTKALVCHFKVASTARKMDRETGQWVDGNALRVRVTCWRRLAEGVSASVMTGDPVIVTGRLYTRDWTDLEGNPRVQYELEAVAVGHDLARGKSRFERVKPGGPATGGVEDAAADAQAGGEATEPLPPDEVPARFGDFPEVSAGDDDGYEPPAVPLGRPEDPLADEDLETALGELDGGQALASSR; translated from the coding sequence ATGTTCGACACCTACGTCACCGTGGTCGGCAACGTGCTGACCGCACCCGAGTGGCGCCGCACCGAGAAGACCAAAGCGCTGGTCTGCCACTTCAAGGTGGCCTCGACCGCCCGCAAGATGGACCGCGAGACCGGCCAGTGGGTCGACGGCAACGCGCTGCGCGTGCGCGTCACCTGCTGGCGCCGCCTCGCCGAGGGCGTGTCCGCGTCCGTGATGACCGGCGACCCGGTCATCGTCACCGGCCGCCTCTACACGCGGGACTGGACCGACCTGGAGGGCAATCCCCGCGTGCAGTACGAGTTGGAGGCGGTCGCGGTCGGTCACGACCTGGCCCGCGGCAAGAGCAGGTTCGAGCGGGTCAAGCCCGGCGGGCCGGCCACCGGCGGCGTCGAGGACGCGGCGGCCGACGCCCAGGCCGGTGGTGAGGCCACCGAGCCGCTCCCGCCCGACGAGGTCCCGGCCCGCTTCGGCGACTTCCCGGAGGTCTCCGCCGGCGACGACGACGGCTACGAGCCGCCGGCCGTGCCGCTCGGCCGCCCGGAGGACCCGCTGGCCGACGAGGACCTGGAGACCGCGCTGGGGGAGCTGGACGGCGGCCAGGCGCTCGCGTCCAGTCGCTGA